Proteins co-encoded in one Megalops cyprinoides isolate fMegCyp1 chromosome 1, fMegCyp1.pri, whole genome shotgun sequence genomic window:
- the alkbh5 gene encoding RNA demethylase ALKBH5 — MAASGFTDLREKLKSMTPHRDNYKNKNSDHSNGSKRKYHDSEEDFSDPEEQREVEARKVKSGITQVSIFSTEECSVIEAKIDEIVSNGEKGLYREHTVDRAPLRNKYFFGEGYTYGSQLEKRGPGQERLYSKGEVDDIPNWVHELVIKKLVASRVIPEDFVNSAVINDYQPGGCIVSHVDPIHIFERPIVSVSFFSDSALCFGCKFQFKPIRVSEPVLFLPVRRGSVTVLSGYAADEITHCIRPQDIKERRAVIILRKTRPDAPRLETNSPSNAVLPASIPDRHLLKAKRSHRKADPDAAHRPRILEMDKEENRRSAVFPRHRRRSGSSAENFWRRSHESARSYDHPDDSANSARKVKMRRH; from the exons ATGGCAGCAAGCGGCTTTACAGATCTAAGGGAGAAACTGAAGTCTATGACTCCACACAGAgacaattacaaaaacaaaaattcagacCACAGCAATGGAAGCAAGCGCAAATACCACGATTCAGAGGAAGACTTCAGTGACCCTGAAGAGCAGCGGGAGGTGGAGGCCCGTAAAGTCAAGAGCGGAATCACACAAGTGAGCATTTTTAGCACAGAGGAGTGCTCCGTTATAGAGGCAAAGATTGACGAGATCGTTTCCAACGGAGAGAAGGGTCTGTACAGAGAACACACTGTGGACAGGGCACCTCTTCGGAATAAGTATTTTTTCGGAGAGGGTTACACCTACGGTTCTCAATTGGAAAAGAGGGGGCCGGGACAGGAGCGTCTGTACTCCAAAGGGGAGGTGGACGACATCCCAAATTGGGTGCACGAGCTGGTCATAAAGAAACTAGTTGCCAGTCGCGTGATACCTGAAGACTTTGTCAACAGCGCTGTCATTAACGACTACCAGCCGGGAGGATGCATAGTCTCCCATGTGGATCCCATTCACATTTTCGAGAGGCCCATCGTCTCAGTTTCGTTCTTCAGCGATTCGGCGCTGTGCTTTGGCTGCAAGTTTCAGTTCAAGCCCATCAGAGTGTCGGAGCCGGTTTTGTTCCTCCCTGTTAGGCGCGGGAGTGTCACAGTTCTCAG TGGTTATGCCGCAGATGAGATTACCCACTGTATTCGACCACAGGATATCAAGGAAAGAAGAGCTGTTATCATACTAAGAAA AACACGACCTGATGCACCACGACTGGAGACAAATTCACCCAGCAATGCAGTCCTTCCTGCCTCCATTCCTGACAGACACCTATTGAAAGCAAAGCGGTCTCATCGAAAGGCAGATCCTGATGCAGCACATAG GCCTCGCATCCTGGAGATGGACAAAGAGGAGAACCGCCGCTCTGCCGTCTTCCCCCGGCACCGCCGCAGGAGCGGCTCCAGCGCCGAGAACTTCTGGAGGAGGTCCCATGAGTCCGCCAGGAGCTACGACCATCCCGACGACAGCGCAAACTCCGCTCGAAAAGTGAAGATGAGACGCCACTGA